The following coding sequences lie in one Apium graveolens cultivar Ventura chromosome 3, ASM990537v1, whole genome shotgun sequence genomic window:
- the LOC141712880 gene encoding pentatricopeptide repeat-containing protein At1g77405 — MMRSSNASFGLRARFINQVMAAMIKNHPFDVTSSGATNCSDEPLSAQGVSEILRLVPRLFFQSPRSVGCQKGFRHRAPLKQRNLGVEMSRASKGVRVVGPAGYRDLGKVKLGLNKALGFYYWVERRFGFTHSEMTCREMACVLAKGNDMKLLWDFLKEMSRRGDAGLVTTATVTCLIKVLGEEGLADEALVAFYRMKQFHCKQDVYAYNTVINALCRVGNFRKAKFLLEQMELPGFKCPPDTYTYTILISAYCKYSLQTGCRKAIRRRLWEANHLFRNMLFKGFVPDVVTYNCLIDGCCKTYRIERAIQLYDDMIKRGCAPNRVTYNSFIRYYSAVNEIDKAIEMLHKMQRLNHGFPTTSSYTPIIHALCEAGRIQESWDFLVQLVESGSIPREYTYRLVCDLLKSEGEANLLDANLCRRIEEGIKLRCRDVMLIKPTMSQNL, encoded by the coding sequence ATGATGAGATCAAGTAATGCTTCGTTCGGTTTACGGGCTCGTTTCATAAACCAAGTAATGGCTGCCATGATTAAAAACCACCCCTTTGATGTTACATCGAGTGGTGCCACTAATTGTAGTGATGAGCCATTGAGTGCTCAAGGAGTTTCCGAGATTTTGAGATTGGTTCCGAGGTTATTTTTTCAGTCCCCGCGATCTGTTGGTTGTCAGAAAGGCTTTCGACATCGTGCTCCTCTTAAACAGAGGAATCTTGGGGTAGAAATGAGTAGAGCTAGTAAAGGTGTTCGTGTTGTCGGCCCAGCTGGTTATAGAGATTTAGGGAAGGTGAAGTTAGGATTGAATAAAGCTCTGGGGTTTTATTATTGGGTTGAAAGGAGGTTTGGGTTTACGCATAGtgaaatgacttgtagagaaatGGCTTGTGTGTTGGCTAAAGGAAATGATATGAAATTATTATGGGATTTCCTTAAAGAAATGTCGAGGAGAGGGGATGCTGGACTGGTAACAACTGCAACAGTAACGTGTTTGATTAAAGTTCTAGGTGAGGAGGGTTTAGCGGATGAGGCATTGGTAGCATTTTATCGGATGAAGCAGTTTCATTGTAAGCAAGATGTGTATGCGTATAATACAGTTATTAATGCTCTTTGTAGAGTTGGGAATTTTAGAAAAGCCAAATTTTTGTTGGAGCAAATGGAATTACCAGGGTTTAAGTGTCCGCCTGATACTTACACATATACTATTTTAATTAGTGCTTATTGCAAGTATAGTTTGCAAACTGGCTGTAGGAAAGCCATTAGGAGAAGATTGTGGGAAGCAAATCATCTATTTCGGAATATGTTGTTTAAAGGTTTTGTTCCTGATGTTGTGACTTACAATTGTCTCATTGATGGGTGTTGTAAAACTTATAGGATTGAGAGGGCAATACAACTATACGATGATATGATCAAAAGGGGTTGTGCCCCAAATCGAGTTACTTATAATTCATTCATTAGGTACTATAGTGCAGTTAATGAGATTGATAAAGCTATTGAGATGTTGCATAAAATGCAAAGACTGAATCATGGTTTTCCTACCACAAGTTCTTATACTCCGATAATACACGCCCTGTGTGAAGCAGGAAGAATACAGGAGTCATGGGATTTTCTTGTTCAGTTGGTGGAAAGCGGTTCGATTCCGAGAGAGTATACCTACAGATTGGTCTGTGATCTGCTGAAATCAGAAGGTGAGGCTAATTTGTTGGATGCGAATTTGTGTCGACGAATAGAAGAAGGAATCAAGCTGAGATGTAGAGATGTGATGCTAATCAAACCAACCATGAGCCAGAATTTATAA
- the LOC141712879 gene encoding metal transporter Nramp7.2-like — MGSLQQQHQMGGSNRIAALDIQNMDPEAQNNQKKPGWINFFAYVGPGFLVSLAYLDPGNLETDMQAGADHGYELLWVILIGLIFALIIQSLAANLGVATGKHLAELCKAEYPFFVKYCLWLLAELAVIAADIPEVIGTAFALNILFNIPVWVGVLCTGCSTLLLLGLQRYGVRKLELLISILVFVMAACFFGELSYVKPPAQDVLKGMFIPKLCGQGATSDAIALLGALVMPHNLFLHSALVLSRKIPNSVRGINDACRYFLIESGFALFVAFLINVAVISVTGSVCNSPNMSKDNIDRCDDITLNSASFLLKNVLGKSSSTVYAIALLASGQSSTITGTYAGQYIMQGFIDLKMKTWIRNLVTRLIAITPSLIVSIIGGSSGAGRLIIIASMILSFELPFALIPLLKFSSSKFKMGPHINSIYIIVFSWALGLGIIGINIYYLITAFVGWITDNSLPKVANVFIGIIVFPFIAIYILSVIYLMFRKDTTTTFIDTTKTAESNDVFELEHAFPYREDLADIPLPK, encoded by the exons ATGGGAAGCTTGCAGCAGCAACACCAGATGGGAGGGAGCAACCGCATAGCTGCTCTCGACATCCAAAACATGGACCCTGAAGCTCAAAACAACCAA AAAAAGCCTGGATGGATCAACTTTTTCGCATATGTTGGACCTGGTTTTCTTGTTTCTCTGGCTTATCTCGACCCTGGAAATT TGGAAACTGATATGCAAGCAGGAGCGGATCATGGATATGAG TTGCTCTGGGTCATTCTCATTGGTCTGATTTTCGCACTCATTATACAGTCCCTTGCTGCTAATCTTGGAGTTGCCACAG GCAAACATTTAGCAGAGTTGTGCAAAGCAGAGTACCCTTTTTTCGTGAAATATTGTCTATGGTTATTAGCAGAACTTGCTGTCATTGCTGCAGATATTCCTGAAG TGATTGGGACAGCATTTGCCCTGAACATATTGTTCAATATACCAGTTTGGGTTGGAGTTCTCTGCACTGGTTGCAGTACTCTCTTACTTCTTGGCCTTCAACGATATGGG GTGAGGAAGCTAGAGTTGTTGATATCCATCTTAGTATTTGTTATGGCTGCTTGTTTTTTCGGAGAACTTAGCTATGTGAAGCCTCCTGCACAAGATGTGCTCAAGGGAATGTTTATTCCTAAGCTTTGTGGTCAAGGTGCAACCAGTGATGCCATTGCTCTACTTGGTGCTCTCGTTATGCC GCACAACTTGTTTCTTCATTCAGCTCTTGTGCTCTCCAGAAAGATACCAAACTCTGTCCGTGGTATTAAT GACGCTTGCAGATACTTTCTAATAGAGAGCGGATTTGCTTTGTTCGTAGCATTTCTGATCAATGTTGCAGTCATTTCTGTCACTGGTTCAGTTTGCAATTCACCAAATATGTCAAAGGATAATATAGACAGATGTGATGATATAACTCTTAATTCCGCCTCTTTCCTTCTCAAG AATGTGTTGGGAAAATCAAGTTCTACTGTATACGCAATCGCTTTGCTAGCTTCGGGTCAGAGCTCCACCATCACAGGAACTTATGCCGGACAATACATTATGCAG GGGTTcattgatctaaagatgaaaacATGGATTAGAAACCTGGTAACTAGGTTGATTGCTATCACGCCAAGTCTTATTGTTTCAATCATTGGGGGATCCTCAGGAGCTGGTCGCCTAATTATCATTGCATCA ATGATACTGTCATTTGAACTTCCCTTCGCTCTTATTCCTCTTCTTAAGTTCAGTAGCAGCAAATTTAAGATGGGACCTCACATAAATTCAATATAT ATAATTGTTTTTTCATGGGCACTAGGACTCGGAATCATTGGCATCAACATATACTACTTGATCACAGCTTTTGTAGGTTGGATAACTGACAATAGCTTACCAAAAGTTGCAAATGTATTCATAGGAATCATAGTTTTCCCTTTCATTGCCATCTACATTCTTTCTGTGATCTACCTCATGTTCCGAAAAGATACCACCACCACATTTATCGATACTACAAAGACTGCTGAATCAAACGATGTATTTGAATTGGAACACGCTTTTCCATACAGAGAGGATCTTGCTGACATACCATTGCCTAAATAG